Below is a window of Tolypothrix bouteillei VB521301 DNA.
TTTCTTGGCTTCCAATATCGATTTTATAACTGACTCTAGAATCAATAGTGCCAGTTGCTAGGGCTGTATTGATATCTGTGTATTCGTTGGTGGTTGGAAAGTTAATGTAAAGGCTTTTTGAAAGATAGTGCTTTTTCAATTCTTCCAACTGTTCTGGTAAAAAGATATCTGACTCCTCTTTTAGATGAGCAGAAATGATACTGGAAAGAACTTTGATTTCAGCTAACTGGTTGAATAAACCATCGATACTGCTGTAATATCCCTCAAAAGGTACTAAAGGTAAATTATCTAGGTTAATAGTATACTCATCGTGAAAGTCAAATTCTTTGGCAGGAGAATTACCTTTTTCCAACACGCCTTGTTCTTTCAAAGCTTCAAAAGCTTTCTTGCTGCTGATTTTTACTTGCAGTGATTTCACGTTGAGGTCGCCATCACTAACGATGGTGTAATTATTAAAGGTAGCTAGGTCATTCACTAACAATCCTGCAACTTCAATGATTGGGGTTTTGTCTTCTGCTTTCACCAGCCTAACTTTACGAGTGACAAGCATATTGACTGTGGCGGTGTTGTGGTTAATCTCAAACGACCCCATACCAATATAGTCAGTTTTATCTATATATTCAGTTGTTAACCAAGGCTTGACAAGATTGCCATTTTCATCTCTGGAACCTTTAACTCTTTTGATTCCTTTTCTTTGATAATTTTCCTGCAAGTGCTTGAAGTTAATAATGATGCTACTACGATGTTCTTCTAAAATTTTAATGAGTTCTAACAAGGATGTTTTCTCATTCACTTTCACTTTATCTAAGATTTCATGCTCGCTCAAGACCTTAGGATAGAACAGTGCAATGTCAATATCTTGTGCAAAATCTGCAACTTGCTCGTTTGTTAGGGCTTTAGCATGTCTTTCAGTTAAAGTCGCATCAAAGGTACTTGCGATCGCATACTTAGCAGTATTTAAGTTTCCTTCCGCCAAATTTGCTTTTGCAAAAGCGTACACTGACTCATCATTTTGAGCCACGGGTACATCTAATTGCTCGTAAGCCTCTTTGGAAATTTGCTTGTATTTATAAATTTTTGCCTCATCATCTGCTTTTAAGCCACAAATTTTTAAAGTCCCTGTTGTCCCGTTAATTTTCTTAGCACTTTGAGAGAAAAGAATTTGATAGCTGTAATCAGCAGCTAAAGGTTCTTCTATCGCTGGTGCTACCGAACTACCTAGTAATTTAGAAGTGCTGTAAATAGCGTTGTAAACTTCTTTGACATCACCTGCTTTAATACATACACCAGAGACAAGATTGGCAATCTTGGAAAGAAGTTTAAAGTCAGATGAATGGGAATAAGCAATGGTATTCACAAAAACATCTTTGCCTTTTAGTTCTTGGCAAATTGTCTCTAGAGCTTTTGCTTCCGCGCTGGGGCTAGTGTCGTTCGCATAACCATCGCTGTGGAGAGTGATAGCAGTTAATTCTCCCTCTTGTATCATTGATTTTGCCATCTCCATAGATTGAGAGATGCACGTTGCGTAAGTTGCGCGAATTTGGCGAATGGCTTCTAGGTAGGGAGAATTTTGTTTCATCACTTCTTGAATGGGAATTCGTTGGAAGTGACAGGTGACATCGCCTTTAGAAGAGTAAGAGATTAAGGTGATAACTAACTGGAAATTGATGTATTCATCAAGAGTCAGAAGTTTAATCAAAGTGTCTTTTAATGCTTGAATGTCACCGTACATCGAACCAGAGCGATCGATGATAATGATGCTATGGGCTACGGATTTTTCCGGAATATCGCCTGGTTTTCTTTCTAAGTAAAGTTTATCCACTAGATAATAAGCTTTTTCTTTACCCGCAAAATTGTACAGAGTAAATTTTGTTCTGGTGTTTTCAGTGGATGTACTGTTATTTTGAGTGGGTTTTGCACTGTTGTTTTTTGATGATTTCTTTGCCATATTTATTCTTTCCCCGATAATGGTAAGCTAAAGTAACAATTCGGAAGTTTCAGGTATAAAGTAAAGACATAGAGAGTGTCTTTTTTATCCTTCACACTTTATCCTTCATCTTTTCCTGCGGTCACCCTGGATAATACGAGTTTCTTGAAAAGCTCGTAATTTAAGGGTAAACACGTAGTTTTTTTGTGCAAAAAGCTATGCTAGTTTAATTGGCATGGTAAATGCAGATATTTGTAGAGCGAAACGAACAAAGAGAAGAACTTTGGTAATCTTCTGCGGAGAGAAGGGTTGGGGATGAGGGCTATCCTGTATTTATATAGTACAATTGTACTAAAATAATGTCAAGTCAAGAAATTCTTCTTTGAAAAACTGAGTGGCTTTTTCGCATGTTATAACCGAGAGAATCACGACTCAGCCATTGTTTTGATCATGACAATAGTGCAACTAACATCCAGAATTGAAAGTGTGAAGGTCTACTCTGCTGGAGCGACAGTTACCCGGATTGCTGAGTTCCCTCTGATACCAGAAAAATTACCAGAACAGGTAGAAATTGCTGAACTCCCTCTCAGTCTTGAGGATAGCAGTGTTAGAGTAAAAGTGGAAGTCGAACGGGGCGCAGCGCCTCTTGCTAACGATGTTCGTATTGGTCTAGCCGTTCCTCCACCTCGAGAAATACCAAATCCGCCTCTTGATGAGGAAATACGTGCTGCGACTGCTTGCGTCCAACAGCTAGAGAACCTCATCACTCTTATTGAGAATGAAATTGAGGTGTTAGATAAGTTACACGTACCCAACCGTCCCAAAGAAGAACCGGGTAAAGCTCCTCCTCCTTCTCCAACAAGCGCACGCCTTGCACTGGCAAATTTTAGTGACGAGCAAATTCGCCTCCGCCTTCAAGAAGCGCGAGAAAATAAGGAAAAACTGAGGTTAGCTCGAGAAAACTTGGCAGACTTGAAACAAAAGCAGCATTTGGCTTCAAGTGCAAAGGATGCTCGACCAAACGAGCTTCGCAAAACAGCTATAGTTAGCTTGAGTTATGAAGGGGAAGCTCTTGAGACTGAGGTCGGACAGTTAATCGTAGAATATTTTGTTCCTGGCGCACGTTGGACACCAACTTATGTGTGTCGGTTAAATAGTGCTGAATCTAGTGCGTCTATTGCAGTGCGATCGCTCTTATGTCAGCGCACGGGTGAAGATTGGTCTGGAGTGCGCTTGGAGCTTTCTACTGCAGAACCATTGGCTTGGTGTGCGCTACCAGAGTTACCATCCTTACGACTTGGCAAAGCTCAACCCGTGAGTAAAAAATCGGGGTGGCGCAGACCTCCAATTGGTGTTGAAGCCCTTTTTGAGGATTACGACCGACAACAGGAGGCTGCACTACTTGCCAGCATACCTGAAAGTGCGATTCCAGATGATTTCTCATCAGTGTATGTTCCACCTCTGACACACGTTCATCCTTTAAAGCCACAGTTAGAAACTCTTGAAGAAGAATTTGAGCGGGGCTTTTCTGCACCCGGTGCTGTATATGGTGCTGCGTATGGTGCTGCATATGATGAAGACCAAGCGCCTCAAGATCGCACCAGCTCGATTCCTATTGAAGAATTGCAACTCAGTACAGCAGCATTAAAAGCTCTCAAACGCGCTCAAATTAACACTGTTGCGGATGTATTGAACTTAACACAAGAAGATTTACAACAAATCCAATATTTGAGCCAAAAGTCTGCTCGAGAGTTGATTAACGCCTTACAACAGCGTTTGGGTATTACTCTCCCGTCAGAAAAGAATGAAGACATTGCAGTTCTCAAGAGTTTGGAGAGGCGAGGTACACCAGCACCATCACCAGCACCAGAATTTTTAACTCGCAGCAGGGGACTGAGCCGACCCCCTCTCAGTAAAAGCGATCGCCAAGGGTTCGATTTACTCCTAGCATATAATATGATGCGATTGGGCGGAGCTAATAACCATGCAAAGCGCGGCAAATTATCTATTGAGCAACAAGAGGAAGTTTATTTAGAAAGCCTCAAACGCCACCAAGTTGTAGTGAATTTTAATGTCTTGGAAATCGTACAACAAGCCGTCAATGATGCCCAAAGTTGTCTTGGGACAACACTTCCCCCTGGTGGGATTAACGTGCGAACCGTAGCTGGGTCTTTTGATTATGCCTACCGTGCAGACGGACGAGTAGATGTTCCTTCTGATGGGCAATTTCATTCTGTGGCATTGACCTGTAAAACAACGGATGTAGACTTGCGGTATATAGTCGTTCCCCGTGAAGATACCAATGTCTTCCGAATTGCCCAACTTCGCAATCCCTTGCTAGCACCGCTACTTGCCGGTTCTGCGGATGTTTACGTAGATGGTGAGTATATTTTATCTACTAATATTGCTACAGTGCCCCCTCAAGGACACATGGAACTGGGGCTTGGGGTTGAACAAAGCATTAAGGTTGCTCGGAATACGTCTTATCAGGAAGTGCGATCGGGTGAAACGATAGTTGCTTTCAACGAACTGCGCCATCTTATTAAAATTGATATTAACAACTTGATGTCGAGGAACGTAAAAATAGAAGTGCGGGAACGCCTTCCCATCCCGGCGGAAGGTGCTAAAGTTGATGTCCAAATCGAACGGGTTACACCTGTTTGGGAGAAGTACAAACAGCAAGAACGTTCTGCACCCATAGTTGGGGGTTACCGTTGGTTGGCGGAAGTTCCAGCAAAAGAAAAAGAAAGTTTATCCGTTGAGTATACTATCAAGACTTTTGTTGATAGCGAACTTATTGGTGGAAATCGGCGAGAAGGGTAAGAGGGATTTTTGACAAACCGCATCAGGCGCAAAGAACACACAGGAGAGGAACACACAGAGATCATGCAAGCGAGTGAAAAATTAAAGCACAGAATTCAGCCATTAACGATAGATGCTCCCGTCTCTTTAGTGACTTTACTAGAAGACCGAGCACAGGTAAGACGAATTGGTAAAGTTAATTTAAATCAGGGATTGTGGCGCGTTAAAGTAGAGCAAGTAGCTCCCGTACTTTCAGATAAATCGCTCCGTGCTGAGTATTGCAGTGAGCAGCGAGAATCGCGGATCGACGATGTACGCGTCCGCCGTCAAATGCTTGTTAAAGAAGCAGAACGACCCGAAGAATTCCAAGCTTTGTATGCAGAATTTAGAGCGCTTTTGCAATCTTTTAACAATACTTCTGAAGACCGCCAACACTTGGAATCTTGTTTTGAAAGGGTAAATACTATTCTGACGAAAAGTTTGCAGGAATTACCTGTAGATGCGATCTGGGGACAAATCGATCCCAAATCTTGGCGCGAACAGCTATCCATCCTATTTAAACAGTTACGGGATCTGCGTGGGGACATTTTGACTAGCTACCATACTCAGGAACATTTGAGCCAGCAGATTGATGATTTAATTGCCAGAGTAGACGCTTTGTCTCGTCCCGATCGGATCTATTCTGCTTACATAGAAGCAGATTTAACGATCGCTCGCTCGGGTGAATATGAAATTGCTTTTGACTATGTAGTCCCTAATGCCATGTGGCGTCCCTGGCACCAAGCACATTTATTATTAGAAGAACAATCGAGTGTTTCTTTTCGGATGGATGGTTGTGTTTGGCAACGCACGGGTGAAGATTGGAACAATGTCGATCTAGTATTTTCCACAGCACGAGCATCTTTAGGAACTGAGCCGCCTCTACTGAGTGATGACCAGTTAAAAGTGCAGGAAAAATCCCAGCAAATTGTGATTGAAGCCAGAAATCAAAAGATTCAGACAACAGGTTTGGGAACAGGAGCAACCCCGCCTTCTCCAGCTACGCCTGCGACTGTTGAGATACCCGGTGTTGATGATGGCGGAGAAGTTCGCAATCTCCGCTCTCGCAAAAAGGCGACAATTCCCTCTGATGGTCGCCCCTATCGCGTACCAATTTTTTCTTTCTCCTCAGATGCGTTGGTAGAGTATATCTTGATGCCAGAAGTTGCCTGTCAAGTTGTTTTAAAGAGCGAACAGACAAACACAGCAAAATTCCCCATTCTTGCGGGACCTGTGGATTTAGTTCGTTCTACAGAGTTTGTGGGTAAGACATCCATAGGATTTATTGCTCCTGGTGAAAAGTTTGCTATGGGATGGGGTCCTGATGGAGCTATGCGGGTACAGCGTACAATCAAGGAGAAAAAAGAACAAGACCATCTCACTAAATGGAATCAGCTGACGGAAACTAGGACATTATTTCTTTCCAATATAGGAGCAGAGACCAAGGTCATAAAAACGATTGAACGCATTCCCGTCTCGGAATTAGAGCAAGTGAAGGTAGAGGTTATTGCAAACAAAACCACAAACGGTGTGCAACCTGATGACAACGGTTTTTGTACTTGGAACTTTACTCTTGAACCTTATTCCCAAATGTCAGCAACTCTTGTTCATAGGATATCAGCTGCTCCGGAAGTGCAAGGATTGTAGGCAATATTCCTCGATCGACCCTGTTTTGTCATTCTAGAGAGAGAATAATTGAAGCGAATTCTATTCGCTGCTATACAAACAAAGTCCCTTTGGGTTCGCCCTCCGGGTTCGCCCTATCTCCTTACGGAGACGCATCGCGTTGCGAAGCTATGCCCGCAGGGCTATACGGGTTCGCCAGTCGCCAGGGCGCGGGAAACCCGCCTGCAGCGCTGGACTCACCGCCTTCGCGGACTAAAATTTATTACCTATGCCGTGTCTGAGCGATCGCTTGTCGCCAAGAGTCTAGTAGTGTTAAACGACGATCGGCGCTAATTGTTGGCTCAAACCGTTTCTCAACCTGCCACTGCTGCACAATTTCCGCTTCGCTTTCCCAGTAACCAACAGCTAATCCTGCTAGATAAGCAGCTCCCAAAGCAGTCGTTTCTGTGATTTTTGGACGGACAACGGGAACACCCAAAATATCAGCTTGGAACTGCATCAGCAGATCGTTGCGGGAAGCACCACCATCTACCCGCAGTTCTGAAAGATCGAGGTTAGAATCCTGACGCATTGCATCAATCACATCAGATGTTTGATAGGCAATACTTTCTAGCGCTGCACGGGCAATATGGGCACTGGTTGAGCCGCGACTTAAACCTACAATCGTACCGCGAGCGTAGCTGTCCCAATAAGGTGCGCCCAAACCAACAAAGGCAGGTACAAAATACACACCATTGTTATCGGGAACACTGCAAGCTAACGCTTCCACATCAGCGCTGTGCTTAATAATTCCGAGCCCATCGCGCAACCATTGCACAACTGCGCCGGCAATGAATACGCTGCCTTCTAAGGCATAATTGGTTCGTCCACTTATGCTCCACGCGATGGTAGTTAGCAGCTTGTGATTGGATTGCATCGGCTTATTACCTGTATTTAGCAGCATAAAGCAGCCCGTACCGTAAGTATTTTTTGCCATGCCACATTGCAACGATGCCTGCCCAAAGGTTGCAGCCTGCTGGTCTCCGGCAATTCCAGCAATGAGAATGCGGCTACCTAGAAGACCTTCGGCTGTATAGCCATAGACTTCTGACGAACTCCGTACTTGGGGAAGAAGAGAAGGGGGAATATCGAGAATGGACAATAATTCCGAGTCCCACTGCTGGGTGTGAATATTGAACAACAACGTCCTGCTAGCATTAGTTACATCTGTAATGTGGAGTTCCCCCTGAGTGAGTTTCCAAATCAACCAGCTATCGACGGTTCCAAATGCCAGTTCTCCACGCTTGGCTTTTTCACGAGCGGATGGTACGCGATCGAGCAACCACTTGAGTTTAGTACCGCTAAAGTAAGCATCGATCACCAGTCCCGTTTTTTTCTGGAATGTTGTCTCATGTCCTGCAGCCTTAAGTTCCTCGCAGTAAGCAGCCGTGCGGCGATCTTGCCAAACGATCGCATTATAAATTGGCTTGCCTGTTTTTCGATCCCAAACTATCGTGGTTTCGCGTTGATTGGTAATGCCAATAGCCGCGATATCTCCAGCTTTGATACCAATGCGAGCTAAAGCTTCATTCGCAACACCAATTTGGGAAGACCAAATTTCATCAGCATCATGTTCTACCCAGCCTGACTGCGGAAAGATTTGTTGAAATTCTTTCTGAGCAATGGTTAGGATCTCGCCATTTCGGTCAAATATAATAGAGCGCGAGCTGGTGGTGCCTTGATCGAATGCCAGAATATATTTAGTCATGGGATACATCTCGAATGTGTTTGTGATAAGAACGAGGTAAAAATTTTGATTGAGTATCAGAGAATTCCAACTTAATTGGCATTGTAATTCTTAAGTATAAAATTCAAAAATTCAAGATTTCAAACTTTGATTCTGGATTGCCTAGAGCGTGAAGTTAATTCATCCTTAACGAATGTAATGCTAGTTAATCCATAAAAACTAGTACAGTGCGGCAGAAATAACCCTATCATTAGTATTGATACAAAAGCTTCATTCATAAAATATTTTTGACTTAAGTTACGTTTTGTAAATGAGTGTTTTTTCAAAGAAAACACTCTATTTTTTCGTATTTTTACGGTTATCAATTATAATTTTAGTTCATTATCCTGTTAATTAAAGTATTTTTCGAGCGTGAGTGAGAGTTAGTAGATCCTTGAGAGAACGGGTAGCATCGCAATTTTATAAAAATGCCAAGCGATGTTTGCAATCGCAACTATACAGATGAGGCTCCCAGAAAACGAGTTTTTACAATCTCCGATTCATTCCCATTTTCCAATAACGCTAATTACCTCGTCTACTATTTATGTCAAAACAAACTCCTTCCGACTTGTCCAATGTACCTCCCTGTCCGCGAACTTACCTAATTCCTTCAATTTTAGTGACTCTGCTGGCATTCCTACCGCTTGGAGTAGTCGCTCTTGTTTTTTCATCTCGAGTTGAAAGCAAATATTATCAGGGTGATTATGAAGGCGCTCAATCTGCTTCCAATACAGCTAAAATCTTTTGTATTGCCGGTACTGGTGTTGCTGCTTTAGGCTATTTATTTACATTCTCCATGATAGCCTTGATTGGCATTCCATCTTTCATGGCAACTAGGAATAAAGCCAAACAGGCAGAAGCTAAAGTCATTACCGCTACTCTTAACAGATCGCAACAAGCTTTTTATGAAGAACATAATAAATTTGCTTCTACAATAGCAGATTTAAAAAGAGACATTCGCAATGAAACTGAAAATTATCGATATAGTCTCACTAGTGATGATACTAAATCAATAGTAAAATCTACATCAAAATTAGGTGATTTAAAAAGCTATACGGGAGCAGTTTTTAAAATTAAGAAAAAAATTTCAGGGAAAGATGAAATAATCACGATTACTCAAATGTGCGAGACTGAGAAACCATCAGTGATTGCACCTGCAACGCCTGAGTTAGTTGACCAAAATATTATATGTCCACCCGATTCTCATGCTCTACTCTAATGAAAAGTTAGCAATTTGGTTTTCACTCAAACCAAACTGGGTAAAATTGTGGAAGAGGTTGGCTTTATCTCCAGAAAGCTGTTGCCATCACGGGTAATGATAGTTACCGTTCCATCAGGGGAGGGAGCCATGCTTTGTGCTTTATGTCCTGCAAAAGTTTAATTTAGCTTAATCTTATGGAAGCAGACATCGAATAAATGTCACCAGGAGCGCATGACATTTGTCATTCCTACTAACGAGTCATCTTCCCGGAGTTCCTTGTAGTTTTTGAGAATTGATTTCTTGAAAGTCCCTCAGTTAAATTATGATGGTTTTTGGTTGTGCTTCAGCCCATGCAAAGTAACCTAATTTAGAGATTGATAATGGAGTCAAGGTCGAAGCAAGTCGCATATTTTTCCTTTGATGTCGTTACCGTTAATGGCCAAGGAGAATTCATTAACCAAGAACAGCGTCAAACTCAATACTTGACGGAAGCTCTCGGTAATGGTGTCACCTTAGAAATGGTCGCTATCCCCAGCGGTACGTTTATCATGGGTGCGCCTGAAACTGAAGAAGCAAGTGATGAGTGCGAACGTCCCCAGCATCAGGTCACCGTTCCACCCTTTTTCATAAGTAAGTATCTCATTACCCAAGAGCAATGGCGAGTTGTCGCTACTCTTCCACAAGTGAATTGCGAACTTGACCCCAATCCGTCTCGATTTAACGCGAGCGATCGCCCGGTAGAAACAATATCATGGTACGAAGCTGTAGAATTTTGTGACAGATTATCAAAATACACCGGACGTACTTACCGTCTTCCAAGCGAGGCAGAATGGGAATACGCTTGTCGTGCTGGCACAACAACTCCTTTCCACTTTGGTGAAACAATTACTACCGAGCTAGTTAACTACAATGGTGTTTACACTTATAACGATATTCCTCAAGGAAAATACCGGGGAGAAACGACGCCTGTAGGCAGTTTTGGAGTAGCGAACGCTTTTGGATTGTACGATATGCACGGATTACTTTGGGAATGGTGTGCCGATCGCTGGCATGAAAACTATGAAGGTTCGCCAACAGATGGTAGTGCTTGGTTAAATTCTAGGGATAACAGCAGAGTGATACTGCGTGGTGGTTCGTGGGACTTTACCCCGTGGTTTTGTCGTTCGGCTTTTCGCTTCCATCTCGAGCCAAAGGACAAGGGTAATAATATTGGGATTCGAGTTGCGATCTCAAATCAAGAGTTTTGAATCAAGCTCCTGGGTTAAAATAGTCCAAAAGGCGATCGCCTGAATCAGCACGAATTAAAGCAACAACGATATCAGGTAAAGTTGCCAAGTTCGGATAAATCAGATAGCGCGGTTCCCAACGAGGATGGAACTTATCCTTATACATGTGCAATCCTTGGAAATTATAAAATCTTTCCAAATGATTGTATAGATAGTGCAAAACTTTTTCCAATCGTCGCGACTCCTGCGTTTTACCTACTCCAGCAAGCGCCGAAAGACCGATGTTAAATCCATCGTAGCCTTGCTCTTTGTAATGTTGAAACATAGAAATAAATAGAAAGTCCATAGTTCCATGCTCGGCAGACTTTCGATATCGCATTAAATCAAGAGTCATTTCATTGAGTTGGTACTCTGACAAGATATTGGCAAAAGCGACTATTTCACCTTGGGAAGATAAAACTGCGGCTATTTCACATTGTCGCAGGTAATCCTCATCAAACCAACCTAAAGAAAACTTCTTTTCTGAACCTTGTACCATTTGCAGCCATTCCTCGCTGACTGATTTCAATTGGCGCAAAAAGTTATGGTCGATGGGCGGTTGAAAAAATTGAACCTCATAACCTAGTTTTGTCATTCGATTGACTGAAGTTCTTAAGTTTTTTCCGGCTTTTCCCTGTAAGGTAAAGCTATGAAGATCGACTATAGCCTCTTCTCCTATCTTTAATATTTGAAATCCTAAAGATTTGTAGATGTCTATATTATCGGGCAGAATTTGGTAAAAGGCTGGATACCAATCATTTTGTTGGCAAAATATTTGAAAACTAGTAATGACTTCTTTGCAATCTTCAGGAGGTCCGATAGGGTCTCCTAAAGCAATTGCTCCCCGTCCTTTAGGAACATAAGCGATCGCACTCTTACCAGAAGGGCTAAAAAAGTAACTTTTATCACTTAATAATGTCAGTGCTGCTAAAGAAGACCGTCCATATTTTTCCACAATTTCACGTGCTTGTTGTCGTTCTCTTAAAGTAGCAGTGTTCCTAAGAAAAACGGGTCTTAGGAGCATAAATAGCGCATAGGTGATGGTACTTGCAGCAATAATATAGATAGAGTTGGCAAAAAATTCTCCAAATCGGGTTGTTGGTTGCAAACCTGCATTATCTTCTGTAAAAAACATTGCTAGAGTTTGACCAATGGCTTCACTCCAATTAAAGGTTTCCGAGAATTTTCCATCGAGTAAGTAAAACCCGATAGTCCCATACGCTAAGGTAAACAATAAAGCACCAAGCAAGACTTTTACACCCTGTGCGATGGACGGGCGGTCGGATCGCGCTTTAAAAAGATGGCGCATCAAGAGTAATTGTACTAATAAGACTCCCGATAAAAGGCTTTCTTCATAGTCCAATCCCTTAATTAAATGGCTGGCAATGGAAATAACAAGCAAACCAATTGTTAGCAACCAAGCAACACGTTTCCGTCGTAATAAATTAGTTGCAAGTGTCAGCAAAATAAATCCAGTCAGAGCAGCAAATATATGACCGCTAGCACGAATATCAAAGGGAAAAAACTCTTTTAACCAGTATGTGCGATCGTGCAGGTTGGGCGTTACGGCTGATACTAAATTGACGACTCCGACTAAACCCGTTAGGAACGCCGCACTCCAAAGTCCAATCCGATTTTTTAAGTCATTAATCATTTTCTTTTTTAAACTGTTCGCCTACATAGGATAGCGAATCTTTGAGATGCTTGTGAAAATAGTTCCACCCGACATCAGGACCCGATAAGCCATGCCCTCCAGGAAAAGCATAAAATACATTTTGTATCCCCAAATTGTTTAAAGTTGTATGGAAGGTTTTAGTCGATGCAAGTAAATTTGGATCATTTTGCCCTGCATCAAGATAGACTCTTAATTTCTTTCGCTCCTGAATTGATAACTTTTGCACAATTTGTTCGGGACTATTTTGCGGACCGCTATCATCGGTAAAATACCCGCTATGACTAAAGAAAATATTAAAATTATTTAGATGGCGTAAGCCAATGTTAAATGCTCCCCATCCACCTGAAGACAGACCTCCTATCGCCCAAAATTCAGGTTTGTTTAGAGTACGATAGCGTGACTTGACAACTTGTACGAGTTCCGAACCAATCAAAGTTCCCACTTTACCATTAGGTCCATCATAATAATCAGGGTCGAACAAAGGGCTTGAACCCCGTTTATCATTTCCATCGGGTGTAATCACGATTGAAGGGGGTAGTTTCTGACTTTTGTAGAGTTGATGTAAGACATTCGAGACTGCGTATTTATCATAATAAGCACGAGCATCATCATGACCTCCATGTAGAAGAAATATCACTGGATAGCGCTTTTGGGGATTTTTGTGATAATCCGGGGGTAAAATCAGACCGAATTGTCTTGCTGTACCCATAGCTTGACTGTTAAAAGTTTGTAACTGAAACTTCAGCCCCGTATCCCCCTGTTCTTGAGGTGGATCTAATTGTGGCGCACCCAATATAAATACGTACCAGTAACCCGCTGCAGTTAGAATGGCAAATGAACTGACAACGCCAATGAATACTTTGGATAATTTCATGGTTTGCTAGAACCTAAATTATCAGCTGCGTGTTGTATTTCTAAAATTTTAAACTGCTCCCCTACAAATGTTAAAGAATCCGCTAAGTGTTTGCGCCAGTAGCTCCATGTATGGCTTCCTGGAAACTGTCGAAATACATTATAAATTTTCTCTTGGCTTAAAACTTGACTAAATTTTTGAGATTCCTCAAGTTCTTCATCGGATTTTCCTGAATCTAAGTATACTCGCAAACGTTTTCGAGCTTCGGGTGGAATGCTTTTGATATAGGAGATTGGGCTGTTTTGCGGTCCACTCTTATCCCGAAAGTAACCACTATGACTGAATAAAATTGAGAAATGATTCAAGTTATGCAGTCCTACATTCACTGCACCCCAACCCCCAGAAGATAATCCACCGATTGCCCAAAAATTTGGAGTTGGTAGTGTACGATAACGGTCTTTAACGACTTTTACGAGTTCGTCACCAACTGCTGTAGATACTTGTCCGTGAGGACCATCAATATATGCGGGG
It encodes the following:
- a CDS encoding formylglycine-generating enzyme family protein; this encodes MESRSKQVAYFSFDVVTVNGQGEFINQEQRQTQYLTEALGNGVTLEMVAIPSGTFIMGAPETEEASDECERPQHQVTVPPFFISKYLITQEQWRVVATLPQVNCELDPNPSRFNASDRPVETISWYEAVEFCDRLSKYTGRTYRLPSEAEWEYACRAGTTTPFHFGETITTELVNYNGVYTYNDIPQGKYRGETTPVGSFGVANAFGLYDMHGLLWEWCADRWHENYEGSPTDGSAWLNSRDNSRVILRGGSWDFTPWFCRSAFRFHLEPKDKGNNIGIRVAISNQEF
- the glpK gene encoding glycerol kinase GlpK; the encoded protein is MTKYILAFDQGTTSSRSIIFDRNGEILTIAQKEFQQIFPQSGWVEHDADEIWSSQIGVANEALARIGIKAGDIAAIGITNQRETTIVWDRKTGKPIYNAIVWQDRRTAAYCEELKAAGHETTFQKKTGLVIDAYFSGTKLKWLLDRVPSAREKAKRGELAFGTVDSWLIWKLTQGELHITDVTNASRTLLFNIHTQQWDSELLSILDIPPSLLPQVRSSSEVYGYTAEGLLGSRILIAGIAGDQQAATFGQASLQCGMAKNTYGTGCFMLLNTGNKPMQSNHKLLTTIAWSISGRTNYALEGSVFIAGAVVQWLRDGLGIIKHSADVEALACSVPDNNGVYFVPAFVGLGAPYWDSYARGTIVGLSRGSTSAHIARAALESIAYQTSDVIDAMRQDSNLDLSELRVDGGASRNDLLMQFQADILGVPVVRPKITETTALGAAYLAGLAVGYWESEAEIVQQWQVEKRFEPTISADRRLTLLDSWRQAIAQTRHR
- a CDS encoding phosphatidylglycerol lysyltransferase domain-containing protein — its product is MINDLKNRIGLWSAAFLTGLVGVVNLVSAVTPNLHDRTYWLKEFFPFDIRASGHIFAALTGFILLTLATNLLRRKRVAWLLTIGLLVISIASHLIKGLDYEESLLSGVLLVQLLLMRHLFKARSDRPSIAQGVKVLLGALLFTLAYGTIGFYLLDGKFSETFNWSEAIGQTLAMFFTEDNAGLQPTTRFGEFFANSIYIIAASTITYALFMLLRPVFLRNTATLRERQQAREIVEKYGRSSLAALTLLSDKSYFFSPSGKSAIAYVPKGRGAIALGDPIGPPEDCKEVITSFQIFCQQNDWYPAFYQILPDNIDIYKSLGFQILKIGEEAIVDLHSFTLQGKAGKNLRTSVNRMTKLGYEVQFFQPPIDHNFLRQLKSVSEEWLQMVQGSEKKFSLGWFDEDYLRQCEIAAVLSSQGEIVAFANILSEYQLNEMTLDLMRYRKSAEHGTMDFLFISMFQHYKEQGYDGFNIGLSALAGVGKTQESRRLEKVLHYLYNHLERFYNFQGLHMYKDKFHPRWEPRYLIYPNLATLPDIVVALIRADSGDRLLDYFNPGA
- a CDS encoding alpha/beta hydrolase; translation: MKLSKVFIGVVSSFAILTAAGYWYVFILGAPQLDPPQEQGDTGLKFQLQTFNSQAMGTARQFGLILPPDYHKNPQKRYPVIFLLHGGHDDARAYYDKYAVSNVLHQLYKSQKLPPSIVITPDGNDKRGSSPLFDPDYYDGPNGKVGTLIGSELVQVVKSRYRTLNKPEFWAIGGLSSGGWGAFNIGLRHLNNFNIFFSHSGYFTDDSGPQNSPEQIVQKLSIQERKKLRVYLDAGQNDPNLLASTKTFHTTLNNLGIQNVFYAFPGGHGLSGPDVGWNYFHKHLKDSLSYVGEQFKKEND
- a CDS encoding type IV pilin-like G/H family protein; translated protein: MSKQTPSDLSNVPPCPRTYLIPSILVTLLAFLPLGVVALVFSSRVESKYYQGDYEGAQSASNTAKIFCIAGTGVAALGYLFTFSMIALIGIPSFMATRNKAKQAEAKVITATLNRSQQAFYEEHNKFASTIADLKRDIRNETENYRYSLTSDDTKSIVKSTSKLGDLKSYTGAVFKIKKKISGKDEIITITQMCETEKPSVIAPATPELVDQNIICPPDSHALL